The Caretta caretta isolate rCarCar2 chromosome 10, rCarCar1.hap1, whole genome shotgun sequence genome has a window encoding:
- the LOC125644045 gene encoding EEF1A lysine methyltransferase 3: protein MSAFKQPPFYPVELGGWAAQVPQRAAADATLEGLEAVFLQEVGLFADTFPGETSYPFGSHMLTIAQHYRAQLGVAEPLWEAALTLYKYFEEQKGDVMTIELPLASKQMQENFHRNVPADHSARAQTDFIIGVDIVCLKDMYPLLIRALQHLGGQQPTKAGMHRRQCEKPPPDGWITWQVSNLS from the exons ATGTCTGCATTCAAGCAGCCTCCCTTCTACCCTGTGGAGCTTGGGGGATGGGCTgcccaggtgccacagagggctGCTGCTGATGCCACCCTTGAGGGGCTGGAGGCTGTGTTCCTCCAGGAGGTCGGGCTCTTCGCTGACACCTTCCCTGGGGAGACCAGCTACCCCTTTGGCAGCCATATGTTAACCATTGCCCAGCACTACAGGGCCCAACTTGGGGTGGCAGAACCCCTCTGGGAGGCAGCTCTAACCCTGTATAAATATTTTGAGGAGCAGAA GGGAGATGTAATGACCATTGAGCTCCCCCTGGCCTCGAAGCAGATGCAGGAGAACTTCCACAGGAATGTGCCTGCAGATCATTCGGCTCGGGCCCAA ACTGACTTCATCATAGGTGTAGACATAGTCTGCCTGAAAGACATGTACCCCTTGCTAATCAGGGCCCTCCAGCACCTGGGTGGCCAGCAACCAACTAAGGCTGGCATGCATAGAAGGCAGTGTGAGAAACCACCACCTGATGGCTGGATCACATGGCAGGTCAGCAATCTCAGCTAA